In the Candidatus Rhodoblastus alkanivorans genome, one interval contains:
- a CDS encoding polysaccharide biosynthesis tyrosine autokinase, with product MLHSNMPQMNRDRRPAAAPSGEAGVGDMINFAFGLVRRQYPVILVSTALALALAVFYLRITPPTYKAEVQVMLDDRKAQYVKQESPLAEPDFDITRIESQIQIVRSSAVAIPVIKQMNLAQDPDLTSAPLSLSSIWRSIRNLFAPPDQTPPRTAADEPPEGLIAAFENRLRVNRVSFSNIIGISYSSRSPVRAAAVANAVANVFINDQMNSRFEANRRATAWLQDRLQRLGDQARAAERDVDAFKVSHNMVSSGGKPLDEQQITDLNARLVATRAQASDALARLNSYQAILHADAKNASTTEALGAVSDALSSPVINSLRTQYLELYRRESEWAARFGKNHVAVVNLRTRMRDVRNSIRDEVGRLAATAQSDYDVAVARQKSIEKQLDDAVSKSRGANSAEVALRDLEAKAKGYRSLYETFQHRYMGAVQQESYPISEARVIYPALPPDSKSKPKSALILALGAFGGVALGLGLGLLREMMDRVFRTSTEVETALQTPCLALTPRVQAPKSPKITDADIPLLDAERRQRIVPRRSSIDSSVVATPLSRYVEAIRAIKIGIDLSPSKTSNKVIGITSALPNEGKTTTAASLARLIAHGGGRVIAVDCDLRNPSLSASLAPGATTGLLEVLRGVRPLEEAIWRDRATDLAFLPVVWRRDPPFHTSEILASEATHKLFDRLRAAYDYVIVDLPPLSPLVDARAAASFTDCFVLVIEWGRTKVDVVQHALHNAPNVYENLVGAVLNKTDVKAMTHYDSHRSDYYSDRHYARYGATERV from the coding sequence ATGCTTCACAGCAACATGCCGCAGATGAATCGCGACCGCCGCCCCGCCGCCGCGCCGTCCGGCGAGGCCGGCGTCGGCGACATGATCAATTTCGCGTTCGGCCTCGTCCGGCGCCAATATCCGGTGATCCTGGTCTCGACCGCACTCGCGCTGGCGCTCGCCGTTTTTTATCTGCGCATCACGCCGCCGACATACAAGGCTGAGGTCCAGGTCATGCTGGACGATCGCAAGGCCCAGTACGTCAAACAGGAATCGCCGCTCGCCGAGCCGGATTTCGACATCACCCGGATTGAATCGCAAATTCAGATCGTCAGATCCTCGGCGGTCGCCATTCCCGTCATCAAACAGATGAATCTCGCGCAAGACCCCGATCTGACGAGCGCGCCGCTCTCGCTCTCCTCGATCTGGCGGAGCATTCGCAACCTGTTCGCGCCGCCGGACCAGACGCCGCCCAGGACGGCGGCGGACGAGCCGCCGGAAGGGCTGATCGCCGCGTTCGAGAACCGACTCCGGGTCAATCGGGTGAGCTTCAGCAATATCATCGGCATCAGCTATAGTTCCCGCAGCCCCGTGCGCGCCGCGGCGGTCGCCAATGCGGTCGCCAATGTTTTCATCAATGACCAGATGAATTCGAGATTCGAAGCCAACCGCCGCGCCACCGCCTGGCTTCAGGACAGGCTGCAGCGGCTCGGCGATCAGGCGCGCGCCGCCGAGCGCGACGTCGACGCCTTCAAAGTCAGTCACAATATGGTGTCGAGCGGCGGCAAGCCGCTCGACGAGCAGCAGATCACCGATTTGAACGCCCGCCTGGTCGCGACCCGCGCGCAGGCGTCGGACGCGCTGGCGCGACTGAACAGCTATCAGGCGATTTTGCATGCCGATGCAAAGAATGCCTCCACTACCGAAGCGCTGGGCGCCGTGTCCGACGCGCTGAGCAGCCCCGTCATCAACAGCCTGCGAACTCAATATCTGGAGCTGTACCGGCGAGAGAGCGAATGGGCCGCGCGGTTTGGCAAGAACCACGTCGCGGTGGTCAATCTGCGCACCCGCATGCGCGACGTCCGAAACTCCATTCGCGACGAGGTCGGCAGACTCGCCGCGACCGCCCAAAGCGATTACGACGTGGCCGTAGCGCGGCAGAAATCGATCGAAAAGCAACTCGACGACGCCGTATCCAAATCCCGCGGCGCCAATTCGGCGGAAGTCGCCCTGCGCGACCTGGAAGCCAAAGCCAAGGGCTACCGCAGCCTCTATGAAACCTTCCAGCACCGCTATATGGGCGCGGTTCAGCAGGAATCCTACCCGATCTCCGAGGCGCGCGTCATCTACCCAGCCCTGCCGCCGGACAGCAAAAGCAAACCGAAATCCGCTCTTATCCTGGCGCTCGGCGCCTTCGGCGGCGTCGCGCTCGGCCTTGGGCTGGGACTGCTGCGGGAGATGATGGATCGCGTCTTCCGCACGTCCACGGAGGTCGAGACGGCGCTGCAAACGCCCTGCCTTGCCCTGACGCCGCGCGTCCAGGCGCCGAAATCGCCCAAAATCACCGATGCCGACATCCCGCTGCTCGACGCCGAACGCCGCCAACGCATCGTGCCGAGGCGATCCTCGATCGACTCCTCGGTGGTCGCAACGCCGCTGTCGCGCTACGTCGAAGCCATAAGGGCGATCAAGATCGGAATCGACCTGAGTCCGAGCAAGACCAGCAACAAGGTCATTGGCATCACCTCGGCCCTGCCCAATGAAGGCAAGACGACCACAGCCGCTTCCCTTGCCCGGCTCATCGCCCATGGCGGCGGCCGCGTGATCGCCGTCGACTGCGACCTGAGAAATCCCTCGCTTTCGGCCAGCCTCGCCCCCGGCGCCACCACAGGCCTTCTCGAGGTCCTGCGCGGCGTGCGGCCGCTCGAGGAGGCGATCTGGCGCGATCGGGCGACCGACCTAGCCTTCCTGCCGGTGGTATGGCGCCGCGACCCCCCGTTTCACACCAGCGAAATCCTGGCGTCCGAGGCGACCCACAAGCTCTTCGATCGGCTTCGGGCGGCCTATGATTATGTCATCGTCGATCTTCCGCCGCTGTCGCCGCTGGTGGACGCCCGCGCGGCGGCGTCCTTCACCGATTGTTTCGTCCTCGTGATCGAATGGGGACGCACCAAGGTCGATGTCGTCCAGCACGCCCTGCACAATGCCCCGAACGTGTATGAAAACCTCGTCGGCGCCGTGCTCAACAAGACCGACGTCAAGGCGATGACGCATTACGATTCCCATCGCAGCGACTATTACAGCGACAGGCATTACGCCCGATATGGCGCGACGGAACGGGTGTGA